In the Oryzias latipes chromosome 9, ASM223467v1 genome, one interval contains:
- the LOC101174108 gene encoding eosinophil peroxidase-like: protein MLRNPLLILRMNMYVGLLAVGITLCLQCQVDAESISKSLIVKAVAEAKANVDAAYTYSRRMSIDRVKRSGASPGSVIPLLKQPSGLSREAVRAADYMQNTLSLLRGALEKRQKRSINATDLITVEDLNVIAKLTGCATQIRPPSCKDIPKSFRTAASSCNNLKNPRWGSSNIPFLRWLPAEYEDDLTSPKGWTSDLRVNYHLLPLVREVSNRILATTNEDVESDPLYSHLVTIFGQWTDHDLTLTPNSPSIVSFNNNINCETSCARTEPCFPIEIPSNDERFQEDPKECLPFSRSAPACGSGNTGHIFGASTLRHQMNTLTSFIDAGQVYGSDEAKAQKLRDLSTNEGLMKVNPEFDDNGRALLPFTGSNASICNTRARITKDPNARELDCFLAGDVRSNENIGLASLHTLMVREHNRLARALANLNPNWDGNRLYQEARKIMGGYMQVITYRDYLRHILGPEVMSKQLSTYPGYDENVDPSIANVFATAAYRFAHLMVQPFMFRLNENYENHADYPTELLHRTMFTPWRIAFEGGLDPILRGLVGRPAKLNTQDHMLTEELRNRLFKFSVDLAMDLGSLNMQRGRDHGLPGYNKWRGFCGLSQPQNLEELATVLNNTNLAQKLMDLYGTADNIDVWLGGVAEPFVAGGRVGPLFACLISTQFKRIRQGDRFWWENDGVFTGAQRRSLRDASLARIICDNTGITEVPNQPFQYRPRGSGYSQCKDLPAFDLKPWAENYNEPTRATEPQGPQGPQGPPGPQGPPGPPGPPGPPGTVEKVAFSVRLGSNFPKAGAPISFRDVIYNGQKSYNTKTGIFTCVHPGVYEFQFHCTISDTAASVDLLQNGELILHSYTTQQNGYVSASGSTFIKLQRGDKVWLVANNGGNGLTSDSYFSGHLLFAE from the exons TGATGCAG aatcAATCAGCAAAAGTTTAATTGTGAAGGCTGTGGCTGAAGCCAAGGCAAATGTGGATGCAGCTTATACATACTCCAGGCGAAT GAGCATAGACCGAGTGAAGAGGAGTGGAGCAAGCCCTGGTAGCGTCATTCCGTTGTTGAAGCAGCCCTCTGGCCTGTCCCGGGAGGCTGTGCGAGCTGCTGACTACATGCAAAACACACTGAGTCTGCTCAGAGGGGCCCTGGAGAAACGTCAAAAGCGTTCCATAAATGCCACAG ATCTGATCACTGTGGAGGATCTCAACGTAATTGCAAAACTCACAGGATGTGCCACACAAATTAGACCACCTTCATGCAAAGATATCCCCAAAAGTTTTCGAACAGCAGCCAGCTCTTGCAACAACCT taaaaatccACGCTGGGGATCTTCAAACATTCCTTTCCTGCGTTGGCTGCCTGCTGAGTATGAAGATGACCTGACTAGTCCTAAAGGCTGGACCTCTGACCTGAGAGTGAACTACCACCTTCTTCCTCTG GTAAGAGAAGTGTCCAACCGGATCCTGGCAACAACTAACGAGGACGTGGAGAGTGACCCTCTCTACAGTCATCTGGTGACGATCTTCGGCCAGTGGACAGACCACGACTTGACACTCACCCCCAATTCTCCTTCCATTGTCTCCTTTAATAACAACATCAACTGTGAAACTAGCTGTGCTCGTACTGAACCATGCTTCCCTATTGAG atTCCCAGCAACGATGAACGCTTCCAAGAAGATCCAAAGGAATGCCTGCCATTCTCCCGCTCTGCACCAGCCTGTGGCTCCGGGAATACGGGACACATCTTTGGTGCCAGCACTCTGCGTCACCAGATGAACACTCTCACGTCCTTCATTGATGCTGGTCAGGTGTATGGTTCTGATGAGGCAAAGGCTCAGAAGCTTAGAGATCTTTCTACAAATGAGGGCTTGATGAAGGTCAACCCAGAGTTTGATGACAATGGCCGGGCCCTCCTGCCTTTCACTGGCAGTAATGCCAGCATTTGCAATACAAGAGCCCGCATAACCAAAGATCCCAATGCTAGAGAGTTGGATTGTTTCCTTGCAG GGGATGTTCGTTCAAATGAGAACATTGGACTTGCTTCCCTGCACACTCTCATGGTGAGAGAACACAACCGTTTGGCACGTGCCCTCGCTAATCTGAACCCTAATTGGGATGGAAACAGGCTTTATCAAGAGGCACGCAAAATCATGGGGGGATACATGCAG GTGATCACATACAGAGATTACCTCAGGCACATCCTTGGCCCTGAAGTCATGTCCAAGCAACTGTCTACCTATCCTGGCTATGATGAAAATGTGGATCCCAGCATTGCCAACGTGTTTGCCACAGCTGCATACAGATTTGCTCATTTGATGGTCCAACCATTTATGTTTCGTCTTAACGAGAATTATGAGAATCACGCTGACTACCCCACCGAGCTGCTGCACAGAACTATGTTTACTCCATGGAGAATTGCTTTTGAAG GAGGTTTGGATCCAATCCTGAGGGGCCTTGTGGGTCGCCCGGCCAAACTGAACACACAGGATCACATGCTGACTGAAGAGCTGAGGAATAGACTCTTTAAGTTCTCTGTGGATCTGGCTATGGATCTGGGATCTCTGAACATGCAAAGAGGCAGAGACCATGGACTTCCTG GCTACAACAAGTGGCGCGGTTTCTGTGGACTCTCACAACCGCAAAATTTGGAAGAGCTGGCTACAGTGCTAAACAACACGAATCTTGCCCAGAAACTGATGGATCTTTATGGCACAGCCGACAACATTGATGTATGGCTGGGAGGAGTGGCTGAGCCATTTGTTGCCGGGGGAAGAGTGGGGcctctgtttgcctgcctgaTTTCCACTCAATTCAAGAGGATCCGCCAAGGAGACCG TTTTTGGTGGGAGAATGACGGTGTCTTCACTGGTGCTCAGAGAAGGTCCCTGAGAGATGCATCACTTGCCAGGATCATTTGTGACAACACTGGCATCACAGAAGTACCCAACCAACCCTTCCAGTACCGTCCTCGGGGTTCTGGGTACTCTCAGTGCAAAGACCTCCCTGCCTTTGACCTCAAGCCATGGGCGGAGAATT ATAATGAGCCAACCAGGGCAACAGAACCACAAGGACCCCAAGGGCCCCAAGGACCACCAG GACCTCAAGGCCCACCCGGACCTCCAGGCCCACCTGGACCCCCAGGCACAGTGGAGAAGGTTGCATTCTCTGTTCGTCTCGGCAGCAACTTCCCCAAAGCTGGCGCCCCCATTTCCTTCCGTGATGTCATCTACAACGGGCAGAAGAGCTATAACACCAAAACAGGCATTTTCACCTGCGTGCACCCAGGAGTTTATGAGTTCCAGTTCCACTGCACAATATCTGACACGGCAGCTAGTGTGGATCTGCTGCAGAATGGAGAGCTGATTCTGCATTCATACACCACCCAGCAAAATGGCTACGTCTCAGCCAGTGGAAGCACTTTCATCAAACTCCAGCGGGGAGACAAGGTGTGGCTGGTTGCAAACAATGGTGGCAACGGTCTCACAAGTGACAGCTACTTCTCTGGACATCTGCTGTTTGCTGAGTGA